One genomic region from Cellulomonas hominis encodes:
- a CDS encoding DUF1269 domain-containing protein, which translates to MATLSVWKFETPEGAEQAERALLALQKQELIQVHDAATVSWEPGKKKPKTRQANNLAAAGALGGTFWGLLFGLLFFVPLLGAAVGAAAGALGGSLADVGIDDDFIDSVRSKVTPGTSALFLMSSGAVGDRVVSSLKEQGIHGELIETNLSAEEEARLRAAFEEA; encoded by the coding sequence GTGGCCACTCTCAGCGTGTGGAAGTTCGAGACCCCTGAGGGCGCCGAGCAGGCGGAGCGCGCGCTGCTCGCCCTCCAGAAGCAGGAGCTCATCCAGGTGCACGACGCCGCGACGGTGTCGTGGGAGCCCGGCAAGAAGAAGCCGAAGACCCGCCAGGCCAACAACCTCGCCGCGGCGGGTGCGCTCGGCGGGACGTTCTGGGGCCTGCTGTTCGGCCTGCTGTTCTTCGTCCCGCTGCTCGGCGCCGCGGTCGGCGCCGCGGCCGGCGCCCTCGGCGGGTCGCTCGCGGACGTCGGCATCGACGACGACTTCATCGACTCGGTCCGCAGCAAGGTCACGCCCGGCACGTCGGCGCTGTTCCTCATGTCGTCGGGCGCGGTCGGCGACCGCGTGGTGTCGTCGCTCAAGGAGCAGGGCATCCACGGCGAGCTGATCGAGACCAACCTGTCCGCCGAGGAGGAGGCGCGGCTGCGCGCGGCCTTCGAGGAGGCCTGA
- a CDS encoding DUF7144 family membrane protein produces MARGRESGWVGWIWFGALLMILTGLWGMFSGLVAVFSPATIVGWTRYGLTTVDVSTWGWVHLAVSALVFVVGVSLLTSAAGWARVAAIVLTAVMLLLQFAALPATPWWSLASIALCLAVLWALVVHGDELRPVTT; encoded by the coding sequence ATGGCTCGCGGACGTGAGAGCGGCTGGGTCGGCTGGATCTGGTTCGGCGCGCTCCTGATGATCCTCACCGGGCTCTGGGGGATGTTCAGCGGCCTCGTGGCCGTGTTCTCCCCCGCCACGATCGTGGGCTGGACCCGGTACGGGTTGACGACCGTGGACGTCTCGACCTGGGGCTGGGTCCACCTCGCGGTCTCCGCCCTGGTGTTCGTCGTCGGGGTCTCGCTGCTCACGTCGGCGGCCGGCTGGGCCCGCGTGGCGGCGATCGTCCTCACCGCGGTGATGCTCCTGCTCCAGTTCGCCGCGCTGCCGGCCACGCCGTGGTGGTCGCTCGCGTCGATCGCGCTGTGCCTCGCCGTCCTCTGGGCGCTCGTGGTCCACGGCGACGAGCTGCGACCCGTCACCACCTGA
- a CDS encoding DUF1269 domain-containing protein yields the protein MTTFTVWKFDDPEGATHAVDILKRAQSDGLVTIVDHAVVSWPEGAAKPTVHHAHDDERRGTGWGALWGLLLGALFFIPLLGAAAGAATGAIAKHLGKVGIDEAQFDKIKEEVVPGTSALFAVTDEADMDRLGERFHGLKWTLIATNLTPAEKSELHETFGG from the coding sequence ATGACCACGTTCACCGTCTGGAAGTTCGACGACCCCGAGGGCGCGACCCACGCCGTCGACATCCTGAAGCGCGCCCAGTCCGACGGCCTGGTGACGATCGTCGACCACGCGGTCGTCTCGTGGCCGGAGGGCGCCGCGAAGCCGACCGTGCACCACGCGCACGACGACGAGCGGCGCGGCACCGGGTGGGGGGCCCTGTGGGGCCTGCTGCTCGGGGCGCTGTTCTTCATCCCGCTGCTCGGCGCCGCCGCCGGTGCGGCCACGGGGGCGATCGCGAAGCACCTGGGCAAGGTCGGGATCGACGAGGCCCAGTTCGACAAGATCAAGGAGGAGGTCGTCCCGGGCACCTCCGCGCTGTTCGCCGTGACCGACGAGGCCGACATGGACCGCCTGGGCGAGCGGTTCCACGGGCTGAAGTGGACGCTCATCGCGACCAACCTCACCCCGGCGGAGAAGTCCGAGCTGCACGAGACGTTCGGCGGCTGA